The Ascochyta rabiei chromosome 3, complete sequence genome segment GAAGCCTATCAGGGCCTCCCAAGCATCCTGCCGCAGTATTCGTATGCCTGTGAACTTTGGTGCTCGTCTTTTGAAATTGGCATCTGAGGCTGCCCATTGTTCGTAAAGCTGGCCGAGGTTGGGCGCCAGGTTGAAGTAGTGGTTTATGAAAGCAAGGGTATCATCGTGCTCGGCGGCGACTGAAGGTGTTGTTGAGGGAGATGGGGTGGGCAGGATGACAGGGACGGTTGGAAAGGTGGCACGATAGTGAAGGGCTTCAGCGTCCTGGCGGAGAGAAAGTATGCGGCCATGTATGGCGCATGACCATACATCGTCGTCCGACTTCCGCCATCTACAGCAAGAGCATTAGAAGCTGTTGAGGCTATGGAAACGAGGCACGAGATACCTGAAAGACTGTCCACAGCGCAATGTAGTGTTGATGCACAGCTCCGTCAGGCTTGTAGGTAGTTTGCACCACTCCGCCGCTCGCAATGCCATGATGGTGTTCTGTCTACGAGCCAATGTGACTCGAGGAATGTTGATCCAGACTTTGGTAGGGGTACGCGCGCGCCAAGCACGCTAAAAACACGGGAGACGGAGAAAGAGCAGTTTCTCagcgacgacaacgacatcACCATCGTGGAAGCATCGTGTCCCAGTATTCGGACCTCTGCTGGACGCTACCTCATTGCACTGCTCAATCTCGGCGCGCTACCTGCAGCTGTTCTATCACTTCATCACTCCGCAGCCAAAAGCACGCTGCTGAATTCTACACCAGCGTAATCGCAGCTTTAGCCAGCGCTCCAGCTGTCAAGATGAACGGTGACAGCTACTCCCGAGGTAAGCTGGGGTCTCAGTACACGTACTGACTGGTGTGCAGTGTCCCGCAATGGAATAGTACTAACATAAGCAGACGGCGGCCGCTCAGGTGGAGGTGCAAGGAACTACGTGAGTGCAATCTCAGCGCGCGACACCGACGACCGACTGATCCAATTGCAGGCATCGAGAGACGACCATCGCGACCGCGAAAGAGGCGGCGATAGGGGCGGTGACAGGCGCCGCCGCCGTTCGCGCTCTCCTCGACACAGCTCTCGTCGCGACTACGAGGTCGACACGTACTCATCCAGCCGTGATTACCGCGAGCGCGAGCGCGAAGACACATACGCCCGCCGTGAAAGGCGCGATGACCGTGGAGGCGACCGTGCCGAAGGCGGGGCACGCGAAGGAGGTGGCCGTGAGGGAGGCGGCCGCCGGGACTGGGGTGATTCGTACTCGAGGCGCGACCGCCCAAGAGACCGTGGTGACCGAGGCGACCGTGATGGCGACGAGCGTGGCCACGGACGACGTGACAGGGGCGACCGCAACGACCGGTTTGGTGGCGATGACCGCGGTGGCAGGGGACGACGAGACGGTGGATTTGGTGGGAacagaggaggaggaggaggccAGCGCCAGAAGTCACCTTCGCCTGTTGCAAAGCAGCGCGAGCCTACACCGGACCTTGCGCCCTTCACCAACATCCAGAACCGCCAGCGCCGCATGACGCAGTGGGACATCAAGCCAGCAGGCTACGAGAACATCACTGCCGAGCAGGCTAAGCTTTCAGGCATGTTCCCTCTTCCTGGCGCTCCCCGCGCTGCGCCCATGGATCCATCCAAGTTGGCTGCTTTCATGAGCCCATCTGCCGGTACTGCCTCTTCTGCCGCGCTTCAGACTGTCAACGCAAAGCAGGCGAAGCGTCTCTACATCCATAACCTGCCCTCGGGTGCTACTTCTGAGGAGATCATCGAGTTCTTCAATCTGCAGCTCAATGGACTCAATGTCGTCTCTGGTCCAGACCCATGCACCTCGGCTCAGGTCGCAAGCAACAGCGAGTATGCGCTTCTTGAGTTCAAGACTGCCGAGGACGCAACCATTGCGCTTGCCATGAACGGTATTGCCATGCGCGACAACGCTGGTGGCCCTGATCAAAGCGGTCTGTCCATTCGTCGACCCAAGGACTACATTACACCTACCCGCGACGAGAACGCATACTCGGGCGACGAAGTTTCGACCGATGTCAAGGACAGCCCTAACAAGCTCAGCATCGTCAACATCCCGCAATACATCGAGGAGGAGCAGGTCCGTGAGCTTGTTGAGACCATGGGCAAGCTCAACGCTTTCGTCCTGGTCAAAGACACCAGCACTGGCCAGCACCGTGGTATTGCTTTCTGCGAGTATGCCGACAATGAGATTGTCAAAGACGTTATCGAAGGATTGAACGACATTCCACTTGGCGATGGTCACCTCAAGGTTTCCCGCGCAACAGTCGGTCTGCAGCAGACAACAGGTCTCGATGGCGGCGTTGGCGCCATCTCCATGTTGGCCGGTGCCGAGGCTACCGAAGATCAGGAGCACAGCCGTGTCATTTGCCTTATGAACATGGTCACATCCGACGAACTGATCAATGACGAGGAATACGACGGTATGTCTACCCACTCCCACGCCTAAATGAGTTTTAGCTAACAAGCCTCCAGAAATCAAGGAAGACATCGAGGAAGAGTGCGGCAAGTACGGTCCCATTGTGGAGACCAAGATCCCTCGCCCCGCTGGAGCCCGCATCAACCTGGGCGTTGGAAAGATCTACATCAAGTACCAGGACACCGACTCTGCACAAAAGGCCATCAAAGCACTCGCCGGTCGCCAATTCTCGCGGAGAACTGTCGTTGCTACTGAATTCTCGGAAGAAGGCTTCGACGTTGAGGCGTGGTAGACGCAGGTCCAACTCAAGAGGAGTGCACGTAGTTGCGGTGCGGCGTTTTCTTGGGATTCAAAGTACTCCGGTGCAGGTTGGCACAGGTACTTCAGACTGCTGTGTACACTAATTTGATCATACGCAAAAGCGAGCATGGTGATCGAGTGAAGAATGTCAAGTAGCGGAGGTGTACTTGGATTATTGGATTACTGGATATTTTGATGGTGGATGCCTGAGCAAGTAAGAGTAGAGCCAAGCCCGGTCTTTGTCCAAGAGATATACTTGATACTGATATCTACAACGCGTCTCTTCCACTCATCATCACACCTCTTTTTCTCATGCGCTCCTCGACCATTCTCTTGCTGTACCCCGTCTCATTCGCGCTTCCACTGAACAAATTCTCCACCTTACCGAACACCCAATCAGTGTACTTTGTGCTCGGCGCATCGAAATCCATGGTGAAGACACTCACACTGACACTGCCACCAGCAACGACCCAAGTCTCGCCAGGCAAGCTCGTATCGCCGTTGTACGCAGCATTGATACCTGCCGCGACGGGATCGACGTTGTCCCAGTCAAACAGCCCCGTCGTCTCGTTGTACACGGCAACATCCGTGTTCGCGTTGCCCGTCAGTCTGGTTTTGACGATGGGCGGCGTTGTGCCGTTCACAAGCTCGGGAATGTTGACGTTGACGCCGTAGCCCAAAGGCAGGACGGCCTGGCCCGGAGGAGTGTTGGTGATGAACTCGTTGACGACTTCGAACGAGACCTTGGCCGCCAGCGCAGCGGGGTGGGTTGCGCTCGTGACGTTGAAGAAGGGGACCGCTTTGTTGCTCGCACTGACCGCGATGCCCGGGATGCTTCTCGACACGGCGGCGAAAGTGGCGCCTACGGTCCCGCTCAGGCCCATGACGAAGGCGCCGAGATTGGTGCCGAAGTTGGGACCTGCGATGAAGAGGTCTGCGGTCTGGTGCCACTCGGGGTAGTAGCGAGGTAGCACGTAGTCGAGCGCGACGAAGGTGCATGCTGCTGGTGTTCCGTCGTAATAGAAGATGTGCTCATCGTCGGGGTCGCGACCGACAGACGGAGATCCAGCAGGAACGATGTCGTATTGTGAGGCGACAGTGAGGTTTGCAGATTCGGCCCAGATGACGGTTCCGCCTTTGCCGGACTGTTGCTGTGCGGGTGCGACTACGAGGACTGGACAGTGTTAAGCGGCTAGTTGTGGCAGTGCACGATGGACCTGAGACATACCTTCATGGCCTGCGTCCACAAGCAGCTTGTACAGCTCGCGCAGGTTACCACTTCCGAAACCATCGTCATTGCCCATGAGGATCTTCAACGCGTCGCTCGAGGACGCGAGGCCCAGAGCTGCAGTGAGCACGGTGGTGAGTGAAACGCGCATAGTGGCTATTGCACTGGAGAGCTAGAATGCCAAAAAGAAACCAGATGCTCGCAAAGACAACCTGCAGCAGCTTCCCGTCAATTCTTACTGCCGGTTATCTCCTCTTATACCGGCCATCACAATACACGCTACTCCACCCTTGCTTCTCCATTAAGCACCATCACGATATCATGATAATCGCTGCAGGAACCACCAAATTTCCGGGTCCGATATTGCGGGGAAGCCCTCTAACCTGCTTCGAAGACCTGACATGATTCGATGTTGATAACAAAACCTGTTGATGCGGCTGAACAAGATGCACGCCTGATCTCGCGCTAGTGTGAGATAGGAAGGAGAGCACGTGGTGCGGATAAGCACTTCGTCGGAGCTCGGCGTAGGTGAGACGGTTGACAAGAAACGCGAGAGTCTCCGAAGAGTATGTCGGGTCGAGTTAATGTCCAGCGTGGGTCGAGGAATCTTGCGGGCATTGGGTGAAGGCCGGCCAATTCTTGATATCAAAGCCTCAACGAAAGAGGCAACGTTAGGCGACTCCGGTTTATGTGTTTGATAACAGGGCTTTCAAACCTGATCTGGGTCCTACATTGCATCGGCTGTACCTTGAGCGTTCGAAAGTGGCGTATCAACAAGAGTGGTTGCATTCGCGGGAGTGAGGACCATTGGGGAAGGGCGTATACAACAAAACACCGCGAACTGATCTGGATTCCGTCTGGACATTTCGATAGGCCATTCGAGCCACTTCATGAGCTCTGGTGTTGGTGCCATCAGTTTCTCACAGGCGTGTATAAGTCGCTCCAACCAGCCTTTTAACCACCAAGCAGCCGAGTTCGGTCCCGATAAGATAGTCCAATAGACTATAACAAGGGCACCGACAAGGTTACCAGCATTACAAAGATCAAGAAACTCGGTACTCAGTGTTGCTGACCTACATTCAGTCATTTAGTATTGTTCACACGCCATCCACGAACATCGGAGTTTTCTTACCAAGCCATAATGACAACATGTGCTTGCTTCTCTGTGGAACACAGCGTCGTCTTGACGAAAGTTTCGTGGAGATTTTCGATGGCCTCGATGCATATGTCTTTTTGTGGCATATTCAATTGATCGGCGAGTTGTTTTAGTTCGAGAAGAGGAGTGCACTCTACATCCTCAGGTAATGAGAACTGGTCAATGTTACGTGCTGGAGCGAGCATCCGCCCTACAGTTTCGTCTTGCTGAAGTTGTTGCCAGTGTTTACCGATAACGACCTTCACTCCACGAAGCAAGCGGAAGCAATGTAACATGGCATCGATTGGCTCCTCAGGCTCCTCGACCTGGGCTGTGGCAAGATTATATGCAAAGCAAATGGAAGAGAGCAGGAAACAGGGGACTACAGTCTCCAGAGCCGACTCCTCAAGCAGCCTCAGATATGTTGCAAGGGAAGCGGACATATGTGCGTCAGCCCGTGCAAGTAGGCTGGCACGACTACCTTGTGAGTCAACCAACGTCTTGTGTAGTGCTGAAATTGCGAGTAGTCCATGGAGTAGGAATGTATGCTGGAAGGCGATATTGACAACATCTTCGCTCCATAACGTTTTGTCATCGTCAGTGAAAGGAGTGTGGAATAGGTAAACTCTCGTTGTCCAATGGTGCAGCAGTTGCATGTCTTCGAGGGTGAAGACTGGATGCGCCGCCGTCATGGGCGTTCGGAGAGGGCTTTCGACATAGGAGCCTTCTCGAGACAATGTATTTGACTCGAGACTGGCGGATTGCGGCGAGGCACCTGGGACTTTCCTTGCCCGCGGAGGCGGCCACTCGCATGTGACACCCAGTCGGATACAATTTGCACATTGCGGGTGCTTTTCATTGCACTACAAGACCATGTTAGTCCGTATAGCTGTAGAGACCTTGAGTCAATTCCTTGATGTAGAAAAACTGAGCTTCCGTTGTTGGCAAAGGACTGCGACGTGGTGTAGAAGAGGTTTCTCATTGGTTGAGACTATAGATGACACCGAGGTTGAGTGTAGTACATACCTTAGTGTGCCTCTTTTTACATTGCAAGCAGCCCGTCCGCGATTTCGAGTGTGTTTTACGCTTTGCCGGGACGGCTGGCATTGACTGAGATTGGCCGGTATGGTTGTTGCGGAGTTGTCAGGTGTGCAAAAGCAAAAGAGGCAGATCGTTTCTAGAGGTTCTTCGCTCGGACTTACCGTTCCGGCTACAACTGCCTCAACAGATACGGTTAATACGAGGAGCTGGCAGCCGAAACGTACGTACAAATCGGTTTCTTGCTGTGGACTGAGTACATTCTCAATTATTCGACACTCAAAGTTTTGCACGATTCTCTTCCTCCATGTTGACGAGCACATATCTGTATCGCGCCTTCCCATCCTCCATATCCACCACGCTCTTGTTTGCATCTTTCATATTGCGCTGCTCAACCCACGGCTTCACGCCCTTTTCGGCAGCAAATTGCAGCATTTCCTCAATGTCCTTTGGGCTGCCAATGTTGCTGCCACCAATCTTCACGCCTTTCTGGATGAGGCTGTAAGCACCAAACCTCGGTAACTTGTCCTCTGGTGCGCCAACTTGAATGAACGTGCCGTTGGTCCGAAGCAACCGAAGGTACGACTCCAAAGGCATGTCCGGGGAGCTCACAGTCGATATGATGAGATCGAGCGACTGCGAATGTTTACGAGCCCACTTCTCGTCCTCGGACGTTGCGATGTAATCTGTTGCGCCCATCTCCCTCGCATCCTTCTCCTTGTTCCTCCGTCTTGAGATGGCTACCACCTTTTCACAGCCCAAAGCTTTGGCAAACAAGACGCCGAAATGACCGAGACCTCCGAGACCGACAATTCCTACTCTTTTACCCGGACCTGCGCCGTTCTTCTTCAAGGGCGAGTACACTGTGATACCACCACACATCATTGGCGCAGCATCCTCGCTCCTCAGCCCAGCAGGAATCTTGATGGTGAAATGCGCTGGTACACGTGCATAATTGGCGTATCCGCCCATGCTGAAGCTGCCATCTGGGTACTTCCCGTTGTATGTGCCGACCATCTTGCCGCAGTGCTGTTCGAGCCCAGCCTTGCAATCCTCGCACTTGAAGCAGGAGAATGCTTGGGCACCCACACCGACTCTGTCCCCGAGCCTCAGATGTTTCACCTGGTCCCCGACGCGTACAACAGATCCAACAATCTCGTGCCCGACGCAGACCGGATAACGTGTGCTACCCCATCCGGAGCGCAACGTGTGGATGTCAGATCCACAGATGCCGCAGTGCGAGATCTTGATGTCAACATCGATGGGGTTGAAAGGCTTTGGTTCGAACGACGACCAGGTCATGTTGCCTTCGGCGGCCTTGTTGTCGCGGCCCAGCCACCCGTGGAATTCAGCCGGAGAGCTCATAGTTAGTCGGGAGTCCTAACAGATCTTTGCTAATGGAGTGAGTAAGTAGGTCCTGAATATGACCTTAGATGGGTTGTATTGCGACTCGAGAACGATCAACTTTGAGAAAGCTCGCCGAGCCCCATTGGCGTCGACGTCGTCGCTGTACCGAGGCATCTTTTTGGTCTTCCCCGCGAGTTCGGGCCTAAGCAAAGCTTACCACCGCGCGATGTTTCTGCACTTCATCCTCACAGGTTTTCGAGCAGTGTGGGCTCGCATTCATAGGAACTTCATAAAGTGAGAGTGTGCTGGTAGTTACACTTGACAACACCGGGCAGGCGATACAAAACCCAGCTAGGCCCACTACGTCACCGAAACCAACAGGGTTCTCGCGGTCAGACAGAGCCGATTACAAAGGTAGGCACTCTTGTATTCTCTGAAGGTATCCAGCGCGAACTTCTGAAAAGCTCGGAAAAATAAAAGGCTCTGGGAGACTACTTGATTCCATGCTAAGGTCCACAAGACTGCTTTATCTATGTGAAGGCTAGGACTCATCATCGATAATTCAGGTACCTCGACGTAGAAATTCATGGTAATATGTATTGAGGGCTTATATTAGACTGGCTCGGCGTGGGCCTGTTTAGTTAAAGCCATTTGAATATCGTCAGTTGCCTGTTATGATGATGACATGAACACGACGAACAACCGGTTCCAGTGTCCGTATCATGGTAAGGTCACGGAAACACAGACTACAGACCATTGTGCACATGGACAGTGTGCTGCGAAATACTAAAGGGTGTGTTGGGCACGGTCATCAAATAGGCGTGGGTAGGACAAAAAACTGGCAGCAGTTGGAGGTCTTCGAGTATCATTTGAAACTAGCCTTCGCCGTCCTTTGTACACACAAAAGGCACCGTGAGCATTTCAGCACCACAGCGAACCGATGAGGAAACATCCTCCAAATCTGCCTCGTAAAGCAGAATTATAGCCAACCATCAAGCCGCTGCGAAGCGCCTTGCGCGGTGCCCGCTTCCAGCCAACACATCAGGTGCTGAGATTAAATTACAAGTGAAAAAGGAAAAGAGAATTCCAGCTCATCGTCAACGCTCAAGAGAGGTAAGAAAGTATGCCGCCATGTGCAAACACGTACAGAACAAAGGAAAAGTAGCGCGAGAAGAAAGCCAAGGAGGCGAAAAGAACATTGTGTCCATGTGTCTCGAAATGAAAGCAAATTTTGGCCCAACAAGTGAGGCGGTGCCGTGCACCGGGCAGGTATCAAAAACGAACAAGTACAAACGAAAGAAAAAGTAGTCCTACAAGCAAACAAGCAAAGGAAAAGTGACAGGTACAGGGATGGCTCTGCGGACCTGCTGGCCTTCCTGAAGGTATATGCAAAACGAACAGGCAGCCGCTAATCCGAGGACGCCGACGCCAGTTATGTAAAAGCCAAATCGTGGGTCTCATATACAAGGGTGAGCAAAGCTCAGGTGGAAGAAGCCGTGTGGCTCTTCTTGCGGCTAAAGATGGTACGGGTGCGGCTCTTATCGCGGGAGTTTTTCTCAGAATTGAGCTTCTTTGTGGACCGCCCCGAACGGACAGACCGAGAGTCAGAAGTGCTGGTGTTACCGTCATTATACTTGTCTTTGTAGATCCTTCTCGTATGTTAGTAGGTGCTAGGGATGAAGTATAGTTATGTAAGGCTTACCAGCTGTTGCCCACCATGCTCACTCCCTTGGCTTCAGCTGCGCGATAGAACTTGGCAGCCTTCTTCATGTCCTTCTTGCAGCCAACGCCTTCGGCATAGCAGTAACCCGCTTCGACCAGAGCATCAGGATCGCCCCAGTTTCCGGCGATTTCGTAGCAACGGAGAGCAAGTGCCTTGTCCTGAGCAGCGCCCCAGCCGTTCATGTAGCACTTGCCGAGCTCGTAGATCGCAACAGCGTACTGAGCCTTgtgttgcttcttcttcatgGCATCAGTACACTGGCCCTGCTTAGACTGAACTTCGTCGTCGGCAATCTCAAGATGACCAGAATCGACAGCGCGGCGCAACCACTGCAGTGCCTCGGCCTTGTTCTCGCGCATACCCCAGCCGTGGCGGCAGGCGAGACCATACCAGAGCATGGCTTCAGGAAGCCCTCCGCGGGCTGCTAAACGTAGATGGTAGGTGGACTTCAAAAGCTCGCCCTTCTCATGCAGCTCAATACCCATATCGCAATGCTCCTGAGCAGTAACTTCTGCATTACCGGCAGTGGCAGCGCGGATGGTGCTGTTGCTCGAGGTAAGCGAAGGGGCCTGTGGCGATCGTTTCTGGTCGAACGAGCGGGGTGGCGATTCGGGTGACGGCGGCCGTTGCTGGTTCTTTGCGTTAGACTGGTCCCAGGTAATCTCCTTTTTGAAGAAGCTTTCGACGCCGACAGAGCCACGATCAAGCTTCCTGCCTCGAGGCAGGTCGAATGTAGTGTACGTGTAGGATGGTACGGGGTTGTTTGTATGGTCGCCTGATCGACGAAAATCCTCACTGACCATGCTGACAGGCGTGTGTATTGTCTCGTGGGCGTAGTTGGAGCTGGGTTCGTCGGTGGAATCCAGGCGCTTAAGGTTGCTCTCACAAGAAGGCCTCATGAAAACACTCTCCTCTGAAGGCTGTCGCGACGGTATGTCCAGGGAAGGTCTGACACAATCTATGGAAGGGCGAGTGCTCTGTCTGCTGATTGGCCTGGAGAAGTTGAAAGCTGGGCGAGGTAGGTGGCCGTTCACAGAGCGTTCCGAAGCCGCCGATGGTGAGCGTGGCATGCTCGTGGTGGGTGTAAGAGGCGACTGAGCTCGAGAGAGACTGGAGCTTGCTGACAAGACCCTGTTGCGTGGCAGGGAATCGTAAGAGGCACTCAGTGGTAGGTCATCGACCTCGTCAGAACTGTCGTGGACCGATCTGGTGCTGGGTGACAGTCTTGGAGAGCGTTGAGAGTGGTTGCTAGCTTTCCTGGGGGGGAGCAGATTAGCGCGTGGGTGCGAGCGGGGCATCGAGTCAGAAGACGGTTTCCGCTGGGGGCTCAAGAAGAACTGAGAAGTCGAGGTCGGCGTTGGGCCAGTCGGGCTGACAGGCGTCGCCTCTCGGACACCGATGTGAGGTTCCACGAAGTCGGGTGAGTGCGACCTGGGGATATCGAAGTAGCCGCGGGGCGAATTGGCGGGACTGGCCTCCCCAATGGAAGCGAGATTGCTGCGTGCTGACGGCGACTGGGCAGATTGGGGTTCCTCATCGCTGATCTGCGCGTGGACCGATCTGTGCCTGTCGGGCGCGTGATGGCGAGGGGACGTCTCGGGCGGCGGTGCGACGCCGATGGGACCGAGGTCATCGTTTGGGGAGCTGACGGCTGACGACAGCGAGGAAAAGTAGCCTGAGCGGTTGCCGAACTCGTTTTGGATGGTGAGCGGCGCCAGTCTGCTGAGACGGCGTCCGCTCTTGTCGGCCTGCTCGAAGCGCTTTGCCAGCAGGCGGCCCTGCAGTGCGAGGGCGTCCAGGGGAGAGAGTGCAGGCGGTGCATCGCCGGCGCGCGGGCTGGGGAGGTCGGTGAGAGAGAGGTTGCTCATGCTGGCGCTGGCGACACTGGCGACACTGGCATTGCTGGGAGGCTCGTGAGAATGAGAGCGCAGGCCCAAGGCATGTGGGCGATCCGGGCGGTGCTCCATGGCGAGGGCGAATAGACGGGCGGCAGCGGTGTTCAGCAGGCACAAGGATATCTCGTCGAGTCGAGCGGGCGGCAGCGGTGTTC includes the following:
- a CDS encoding 5'-nucleotidase; this translates as MRVSLTTVLTAALGLASSSDALKILMGNDDGFGSGNLRELYKLLVDAGHEVLVVAPAQQQSGKGGTVIWAESANLTVASQYDIVPAGSPSVGRDPDDEHIFYYDGTPAACTFVALDYVLPRYYPEWHQTADLFIAGPNFGTNLGAFVMGLSGTVGATFAAVSRSIPGIAVSASNKAVPFFNVTSATHPAALAAKVSFEVVNEFITNTPPGQAVLPLGYGVNVNIPELVNGTTPPIVKTRLTGNANTDVAVYNETTGLFDWDNVDPVAAGINAAYNGDTSLPGETWVVAGGSVSVSVFTMDFDAPSTKYTDWVFGKVENLFSGSANETGYSKRMVEERMRKRGVMMSGRDAL
- a CDS encoding Alcohol dehydrogenase (NADP(+)) encodes the protein MSSPAEFHGWLGRDNKAAEGNMTWSSFEPKPFNPIDVDIKISHCGICGSDIHTLRSGWGSTRYPVCVGHEIVGSVVRVGDQVKHLRLGDRVGVGAQAFSCFKCEDCKAGLEQHCGKMVGTYNGKYPDGSFSMGGYANYARVPAHFTIKIPAGLRSEDAAPMMCGGITVYSPLKKNGAGPGKRVGIVGLGGLGHFGVLFAKALGCEKVVAISRRRNKEKDAREMGATDYIATSEDEKWARKHSQSLDLIISTVSSPDMPLESYLRLLRTNGTFIQVGAPEDKLPRFGAYSLIQKGVKIGGSNIGSPKDIEEMLQFAAEKGVKPWVEQRNMKDANKSVVDMEDGKARYRYVLVNMEEENRAKL